ATTAGGTCCAATGTCCCCACGATGTATCTGCGGGGACATGTCCAACACACACCGTTACACCGAGACACTTGTCCACACACACCGTTACACCCGGACACTTGTCCAACACACACCATTACACCCAGACActtgtccacacacactgttacacctGGACACTTGTCCAACACACACCATTACACCCAGACActtgtccacacacactgttacacctGGACACTTGTCCACACACACCGTTACACAAGGACACTTGTCCTCATACACCGTTACACCCAGACACTTGTCCACACACACCGTTACACAAGGACACTTGTCCTCATACACCTATACTCCTGGACATGTGTCctgactctggtttctttgGCTTCAGTTCAGGTCAGAGGTCTGGCTCCATGTTTGTGTTGGACTCACCTGAACAGGTTATCCATGACGTACTCATAGTCCTGCACCGTGTTCTCCGGCAGGtaacaggaagtaaacaggaTGATTGCGTTCATCCCGTCCCCATAGTAACCTGACAACCAATGAGAATGTTTGACgtgccacaaaacaaaacataaaacttgACCTCACTGACAGGTTCAGGCAAGTAGTgtatttgacctctgacctccgtgGGACAGGACCTGCAGGTATGGCTCCAGGACGCTCATGTTGACGTGGTATTCTTGTCCCGAGATACAGAACCGCCTCCAgcggcgccccctgctgtccaCCTGGTCCAGCTCCATCAAACCCTCTGACTGCTCCACCAGGcttctgaccacgcccacagGCCCGCCCCTCCCCAATCGGGGGAGGTCATCTGTCAGAAAGAGGTCAGAGGTAATTTGTTCCAAAGAGACAAACAGTGAGGTAAAGAGAACGAGCTGACCAGCGTCTCACCGTCCCACTCCAGCTCGCCACAGTCGGGCAGCGTTCCTGTCTCGCTGTCTGACGGCGTCTCCAGCGCCTCCAGGTTGATGTCGAGCGATGGCGTGTCGTCCGTCGTCGCTGACAGAGCGGCGGCCGAGAAACCGTCGTGACTCGGGTCGCGTGAGTCTCTGCGGCTCAGAGTCAGGCTGAGAGAAGGGGCCACCAGGCGCTTCTTAGCTCCGCCCACAGCCGTGTCTGATAGGACGAGagtggtgggcggggctaaaaagtgtgtgtggggcgagggggggggggggggcggggggagcagatcataaaataaacatgtccataatattgatatttatttgagaacattttaaataattacattaggattttttttttaatttgaagttaTTATCTTTcaaatattgtatttcaaatctattaaaaataataaaagacgCTGGTTACTCGTCACTGTAACTGTGAACTGAATAAAGCTGCATTCAGgttctgcagcttcttctgtgtCACTTCACTGTCCTCGTTAACTGTAGGACAACTGAACACTGACAACACATGTCACAGTTTAAATAATAACCAACGTTATATGATGTGAAATATATTCATCTAATGAGTTCTATTAATAAATCTTCTGAACGCAGCTGCAGCGCTGGACTGACTTTTCTTTTAGTCATCCTTCATCTGCTGTGATATGATTTTATTAATTACAGATATAAAGTTTAATCATGTTAAAATAATCAGACAAAGAATAACATGTTAGGGGTCATGACATCAGCTGCTCACCTCCCGACGAGCTCGCTGCCTCCTCAGGACTCCCACAACCCTCTGGGAGAGGCCTGAAGTCACAAAGACACCAACAAGGGACATtcttatttcattcatatttctctgaagacaaacacatcGCGTCAGACGCAGTCGTCACGTCCTCGTGGTGTAAACATCACGTGATCGTCTGTCGCGTCAGAGTCACATGATCAATAATGAACTCCAATTAAATAAATCTGATCCTCTATTTACAAAACCTCTCCGTCCAGATGAGCTGCCGGGCCAGTAGCTGGCGATAAAGTCAGTGTTTCACTGTTGTTATGAGGCTCCGCCCACCTGAGGTGGGTCATGTGACGTGTACGAacaatgagcacacacacacgatgtgtttcctctgacactgttgttgtgtaaacaaacttttaaacaattaaatgaaaaacaatacgAGACAAATTCAGACGTGGTCAAGTTTCTGTCGTCATGTCAACAGTTGGACCGATTGACAAGAAGCTCGGAGATACAGAGGAACAACCTgagcaggtcaaaggtcaaacagaaGCGCACAGACCTGGGGAATCCATCGTCCTGCCACTCGTCCCTcagctccaggtcctggacGACCCCAACAGGAGGGTGAGGGCTCAACCTGCAGGGGCAGAGAGGGACGtccgtgagtgtgagtgagtgagtgagtgagtgagtgagtgagtgtgtgagtgagtctgtgtgtgagtgtgtgagtgagtgtgtgagtgagcgagtgtgtgtgtgtgtgtgtgtgtgtgtgtgtgtgtgtgtgtgtgtgtgtgtgtgtgtgagtgtgtgagtgtgtgagtgagtctgtgtgtgagtgtgtgagtgagtctgtgtgtgagtgtgtgagtgagtgagtgagtgagtgtgtgagtgagtctgtgtgtgagtgtgtgagtgagcgagtgtgtgtgtgtgtgtgtgtgtgtgtgtgtgtgtgagtgtgtgagtgagcgagtgtgtgtgtgtgtgtgtgtgtgtgtgtgagtgtgtgagtgtgtgtgtgagtgtgtgagtgtgtgagtgagcgagtgtgtgtgtgagtgagtctgtgtgtgagtgtgtgagtgtgtgagtgagcgagtgtgtgtgtgtgtgtgtgtgtgtgtgtgtgtgtgtgtgagtgtgtgagtgtgtgagtgagcgagtgtgtgtgtgtgtgtgtgtgtgtgtgtgtgtgtgtgagtgtgtgagtgtgtgagtgagcgagtgtgtgtgtgtgagtgtgtgagtgtgtgagtgagcgagtgtgtgtgtgtgtgtgtgtgtgtgagtgtgtgagtgtgtgagtgagtgtgtgtgtgagtgtgtgtgtgagcgagtgtgtgtgtgtgtgtgtgtgtgtgtgagtgagtgagtgtgtgagtgagtctgtgtgtgagtgtgtgagtgtgtgagtgagtgagtgagcgagtgtgtgtgtgtgtgtgtgtgtgtgtgtgtgtgtgtgtgtgtgtgtgtgtgtgtgtgtgtgtgtgtgtgtgtgtgtgtgtgtgtgtgtgtgtgtgtgtgtgagtgtgtgagtgagtgagtgagtgagtgagtgagtgagtgagtgagtgtgtgtgtgtgtgtgtgtgtgtgtgagtgtgtgagtgagtgagtctgtgagtgagtgagtgtgtgtgtgtgtgagtgagtgagtgagtgtgtgtgtgagtgagtgagtgagtgagcgtgagtgagtgagcgtgtgtgtgtgtgtgtgtgtgtgtgagtgagtgtgtgagtgagtgagtctgtgagtgagtgagtgtgtgtgtgtgtgagtgtgtgagtgagtttgtgtgtgagtgagtgagtgagtgtgtgtgtgtgt
The sequence above is a segment of the Scophthalmus maximus strain ysfricsl-2021 chromosome 10, ASM2237912v1, whole genome shotgun sequence genome. Coding sequences within it:
- the bnipl gene encoding bcl-2/adenovirus E1B 19 kDa-interacting protein 2-like protein isoform X3 is translated as MSGHTDRWLSPHPPVGVVQDLELRDEWQDDGFPRPLPEGCGSPEEAASSSGDTAVGGAKKRLVAPSLSLTLSRRDSRDPSHDGFSAAALSATTDDTPSLDINLEALETPSDSETGTLPDCGELEWDDDLPRLGRGGPVGVVRSLVEQSEGLMELDQVDSRGRRWRRFCISGQEYHVNMSVLEPYLQVLSHGGYYGDGMNAIILFTSCYLPENTVQDYEYVMDNLFRYIVGTLDLMVSENYLLVLLCALAPRNKLPTIKWLNQCYNSIHRRLKKDLKGLLVVHPAWYIKALITVVKPFISDKFSRKIRFVPSLQQLSELVPTDRLQIPDAVRQFDEQLNR
- the bnipl gene encoding bcl-2/adenovirus E1B 19 kDa-interacting protein 2-like protein isoform X1, yielding MSGHTDRWLSPHPPVGVVQDLELRDEWQDDGFPRPLPEGCGSPEEAASSSGAPPTTLVLSDTAVGGAKKRLVAPSLSLTLSRRDSRDPSHDGFSAAALSATTDDTPSLDINLEALETPSDSETGTLPDCGELEWDDDLPRLGRGGPVGVVRSLVEQSEGLMELDQVDSRGRRWRRFCISGQEYHVNMSVLEPYLQVLSHGGYYGDGMNAIILFTSCYLPENTVQDYEYVMDNLFRYIVGTLDLMVSENYLLVLLCALAPRNKLPTIKWLNQCYNSIHRRLKKDLKGLLVVHPAWYIKALITVVKPFISDKFSRKIRFVPSLQQLSELVPTDRLQIPDAVRQFDEQLNR
- the bnipl gene encoding bcl-2/adenovirus E1B 19 kDa-interacting protein 2-like protein isoform X2: MSGHTDRLSPHPPVGVVQDLELRDEWQDDGFPRPLPEGCGSPEEAASSSGAPPTTLVLSDTAVGGAKKRLVAPSLSLTLSRRDSRDPSHDGFSAAALSATTDDTPSLDINLEALETPSDSETGTLPDCGELEWDDDLPRLGRGGPVGVVRSLVEQSEGLMELDQVDSRGRRWRRFCISGQEYHVNMSVLEPYLQVLSHGGYYGDGMNAIILFTSCYLPENTVQDYEYVMDNLFRYIVGTLDLMVSENYLLVLLCALAPRNKLPTIKWLNQCYNSIHRRLKKDLKGLLVVHPAWYIKALITVVKPFISDKFSRKIRFVPSLQQLSELVPTDRLQIPDAVRQFDEQLNR